A genomic region of Glycine max cultivar Williams 82 chromosome 15, Glycine_max_v4.0, whole genome shotgun sequence contains the following coding sequences:
- the LOC100793985 gene encoding protein LNK2 isoform X2 — protein MFDWNDEELANIVWGEVGEGDDHIVPYPEASEDLNDKKEWSQEASATKLIDQKRIEAKTDFHQGKLGSSSKLDIIEGQSASESGTNSWPDLSLSTAAKTDQGSLGAADVSKTLETTQLEKDVEKQGDFVNYAWDNIGSFDDLDRIFSNDDDPIFGHVSLENSDELWSSKDVSNSTVPILLETPNPTSALRNRSEPLEIKAEYVQQNDRSFSPRFKRIGDSLSHDIEKAPANIFNVGYDRDRIAPADKEQQDFGQNNQLKARKKSQGKLEGKSLKEFYGSWSPSSTTSGQFQNQLVSSVIQSSPSSILGQWNELQGPETLYQDITNTYVTSSAYGNLTNTYSSMSMLPQAQSGVLMRQPLLSRYEASLGVMNPVSKSVDLVKPLTMTPQEKIEKLRRRQQMQAMLAIQKQQQEFGHQVPSTNKSMNEKCAIEIHSQLCDGADPEIEDLRTALDPPTEQDDSNTMSLAIDDHFVEDTILYMLQDAISKLDVKIRLCIRDSLFRLAQSAMQRNYANDTSSTNNTSREELKVAAREESNSQNRYARIADVETKTNPIDRTVAHLLFHRPLELTGNYPDKLESPISAKIQFESREANMEKFHMGCLPDEDLKSNQQFSHQGLEAQPEDQFKNSRCIDTSENASNNVLADAGDQVLEALQ, from the exons ATGTTTGATTGGAACGACGAAGAG CTTGCTAACATAGTATGGGGTGAGGTGGGTGAGGGTGATGATCATATTGTGCCTTATCCGGAGGCAAGTGAAGATCTTAATGACAAGAAAGAATGGAGTCAGGAAGCTTCTGCTACTAAACTGATTGACCAGAAGAGAATAGAGGCTAAAACTGATTTTCATCAAGGAAAGCTCGGAAGCAGTTCCAAACTTGATATAATTGAGGGACAATCTGCCTCAGAATCTGGCACAAACTCATGGCCTGATTTATCTTTATCCACTGCGGCTAAAACTGATCAGGGTTCCCTGGGTGCTGCTGATGTATCTAAAACTTTAG AGACTACACAGCTTGAAAAGGATGTAGAAAAGCAAGGTGATTTTGTCAACTATGCCTGGGATAACATAGGAAGCTTTGATGATCTTGATCGAATTTTCAG CAATGATGACGACCCTATATTTGGCCATGTAAGTCTTGAGAATTCTGATGAGCTGTGGTCTTCCAAAGACGTGAGTAACAGCACAGTACCCATACTCTTGGAGACACCAAACCCAACAAGTGCTTTAAGGAACAGATCTGAGCCTTTGGAAATTAAAGCAGAATATGTCCAACAGAATGATCGATCATTTTCCCCCAGATTTAAGAGGATTGGCGATTCTTTATCTCATGATATTGAGAAGGCTCCTGCAAACATATTCAATGTAGGATATGATAGAGATAGAATTGCCCCGGCTGATAAGGAGCAACAG GATTTTGGGCAAAATAATCAGTTGAAAGCTCGGAAAAAATCACAAGGTAAACTAGAGGGAAAATCATTGAAGGAGTTTTATGGTAGCTGGTCTCCTTCATCAACTACATCTGGACAATTTCAGAATCAGCTGGTGTCTTCAGTCATACAGTCTTCTCCCTCTTCAATTCTTGGGCAGTGGAATGAGCTTCAAGGACCTGAGACACTATACCAGGACATCACAAATACATATGTGACATCCTCTGCATATGGGAACCTTACAAATACATATTCTTCTATGTCAATGCTACCACAGGCTCAGTCAGGAGTTCTTATGCGACAGCCTCTGCTTTCTCGCTATGAAGCATCTCTTGGTGTTATGAATCCTGTGAGCAAGTCTGTGGACTTAGTTAAGCCTCTTACAATGACTCCCcaggaaaaaattgaaaaattgagGAGGCGGCAACAAATGCAAGCAATGCTTGCTATTCAGAAACAACAGCAAGAATTCGGCCATCAAGTTCCTAGCACTAATAAATCAATGAATGAAAAATGTGCCATAGAAATCCATAGTCAACTCTGTGATGGGGCTGATCCTGAAATTGAAGATTTAAGAACAGCTCTAGATCCACCAACTGAGCAAGATGATTCTAATACAATGTCTCTGGCAATTGATGATCATTTTGTTGAAGACACCATACTGTACATGCTTCAGGATGCTATATCAAAG TTAGATGTCAAAATAAGACTATGCATTAGAGATAGCTTGTTCCGGTTGGCTCAAAGTGCAATGCAAAGGAATTATGCTAATGATACAAGCAGTACAAACAACACTAGCAGAGAAGAACTTAAAGTTGCTGCAAGAGAAGAAAGCAATAGCCAAAACAG ATATGCTAGGATTGCTGATGTTGAAACCAAGACAAATCCCATTGATCGAACTGTGgctcatttgctctttcatagGCCTTTGGAGTTAACTGGGAATTATCCTGATAAGCTTGAGTCACCTATTTCTGCTAAGATACAATTTGAAAGCAGAGAAGCTAACATGGAGAAGTTTCATATGGGATGCTTGCCAGATGAGGACTTGAAAAGTAATCAACAATTTTCTCACCAAGGGCTTGAGGCCCAGCCTGAGGACCAATTTAAAAACAGTCGTTGCATAGACACCTCAGAGAATGCTTCTAACAATGTTCTAGCTGATGCTGGAGATCAGGTGCTTGAAGCCTTGCAATGA
- the LOC100793985 gene encoding protein LNK2 isoform X1 has translation MFDWNDEELANIVWGEVGEGDDHIVPYPEASEDLNDKKEWSQEASATKLIDQKRIEAKTDFHQGKLGSSSKLDIIEGQSASESGTNSWPDLSLSTAAKTDQGSLGAADVSKTLEETTQLEKDVEKQGDFVNYAWDNIGSFDDLDRIFSNDDDPIFGHVSLENSDELWSSKDVSNSTVPILLETPNPTSALRNRSEPLEIKAEYVQQNDRSFSPRFKRIGDSLSHDIEKAPANIFNVGYDRDRIAPADKEQQDFGQNNQLKARKKSQGKLEGKSLKEFYGSWSPSSTTSGQFQNQLVSSVIQSSPSSILGQWNELQGPETLYQDITNTYVTSSAYGNLTNTYSSMSMLPQAQSGVLMRQPLLSRYEASLGVMNPVSKSVDLVKPLTMTPQEKIEKLRRRQQMQAMLAIQKQQQEFGHQVPSTNKSMNEKCAIEIHSQLCDGADPEIEDLRTALDPPTEQDDSNTMSLAIDDHFVEDTILYMLQDAISKLDVKIRLCIRDSLFRLAQSAMQRNYANDTSSTNNTSREELKVAAREESNSQNRYARIADVETKTNPIDRTVAHLLFHRPLELTGNYPDKLESPISAKIQFESREANMEKFHMGCLPDEDLKSNQQFSHQGLEAQPEDQFKNSRCIDTSENASNNVLADAGDQVLEALQ, from the exons ATGTTTGATTGGAACGACGAAGAG CTTGCTAACATAGTATGGGGTGAGGTGGGTGAGGGTGATGATCATATTGTGCCTTATCCGGAGGCAAGTGAAGATCTTAATGACAAGAAAGAATGGAGTCAGGAAGCTTCTGCTACTAAACTGATTGACCAGAAGAGAATAGAGGCTAAAACTGATTTTCATCAAGGAAAGCTCGGAAGCAGTTCCAAACTTGATATAATTGAGGGACAATCTGCCTCAGAATCTGGCACAAACTCATGGCCTGATTTATCTTTATCCACTGCGGCTAAAACTGATCAGGGTTCCCTGGGTGCTGCTGATGTATCTAAAACTTTAG AAGAGACTACACAGCTTGAAAAGGATGTAGAAAAGCAAGGTGATTTTGTCAACTATGCCTGGGATAACATAGGAAGCTTTGATGATCTTGATCGAATTTTCAG CAATGATGACGACCCTATATTTGGCCATGTAAGTCTTGAGAATTCTGATGAGCTGTGGTCTTCCAAAGACGTGAGTAACAGCACAGTACCCATACTCTTGGAGACACCAAACCCAACAAGTGCTTTAAGGAACAGATCTGAGCCTTTGGAAATTAAAGCAGAATATGTCCAACAGAATGATCGATCATTTTCCCCCAGATTTAAGAGGATTGGCGATTCTTTATCTCATGATATTGAGAAGGCTCCTGCAAACATATTCAATGTAGGATATGATAGAGATAGAATTGCCCCGGCTGATAAGGAGCAACAG GATTTTGGGCAAAATAATCAGTTGAAAGCTCGGAAAAAATCACAAGGTAAACTAGAGGGAAAATCATTGAAGGAGTTTTATGGTAGCTGGTCTCCTTCATCAACTACATCTGGACAATTTCAGAATCAGCTGGTGTCTTCAGTCATACAGTCTTCTCCCTCTTCAATTCTTGGGCAGTGGAATGAGCTTCAAGGACCTGAGACACTATACCAGGACATCACAAATACATATGTGACATCCTCTGCATATGGGAACCTTACAAATACATATTCTTCTATGTCAATGCTACCACAGGCTCAGTCAGGAGTTCTTATGCGACAGCCTCTGCTTTCTCGCTATGAAGCATCTCTTGGTGTTATGAATCCTGTGAGCAAGTCTGTGGACTTAGTTAAGCCTCTTACAATGACTCCCcaggaaaaaattgaaaaattgagGAGGCGGCAACAAATGCAAGCAATGCTTGCTATTCAGAAACAACAGCAAGAATTCGGCCATCAAGTTCCTAGCACTAATAAATCAATGAATGAAAAATGTGCCATAGAAATCCATAGTCAACTCTGTGATGGGGCTGATCCTGAAATTGAAGATTTAAGAACAGCTCTAGATCCACCAACTGAGCAAGATGATTCTAATACAATGTCTCTGGCAATTGATGATCATTTTGTTGAAGACACCATACTGTACATGCTTCAGGATGCTATATCAAAG TTAGATGTCAAAATAAGACTATGCATTAGAGATAGCTTGTTCCGGTTGGCTCAAAGTGCAATGCAAAGGAATTATGCTAATGATACAAGCAGTACAAACAACACTAGCAGAGAAGAACTTAAAGTTGCTGCAAGAGAAGAAAGCAATAGCCAAAACAG ATATGCTAGGATTGCTGATGTTGAAACCAAGACAAATCCCATTGATCGAACTGTGgctcatttgctctttcatagGCCTTTGGAGTTAACTGGGAATTATCCTGATAAGCTTGAGTCACCTATTTCTGCTAAGATACAATTTGAAAGCAGAGAAGCTAACATGGAGAAGTTTCATATGGGATGCTTGCCAGATGAGGACTTGAAAAGTAATCAACAATTTTCTCACCAAGGGCTTGAGGCCCAGCCTGAGGACCAATTTAAAAACAGTCGTTGCATAGACACCTCAGAGAATGCTTCTAACAATGTTCTAGCTGATGCTGGAGATCAGGTGCTTGAAGCCTTGCAATGA
- the LOC121173559 gene encoding uncharacterized protein: MCLRVAAPLMVVLRLVDSDVKPTMGFIYEEMKNAKEKIKCNFNNTKKSYEPVWKIIDERSDHLLHRPLHAAAYYLNPHLHYEPTFRHDDPQVKEGLHMCMKRLVKDVVERKNINLQLVEFLFARGLFSLEEAKDNRKIIQPGEWWKMFGDGTPELRRFAIRVLSLTCSSSGIALPLDEIESDDEWITEEGYNDEDEQPQGEGDGGNVELVGDVGGSSNDLVVDAFDLDNLIFVEPNDDAQFEEDLDDDADSDESDYIHGDDPIRGLNMLL, encoded by the exons ATGTGCCTCAGAGTTGCTGCCCCTCTTATGGTGGTCCTTCGATTGGTGGATTCAGATGTAAAACCCACCATGGGTTTCATATATGAGGAgatgaaaaatgcaaaagagaagataaaatgcAACTTTAATAACACCAAGAAAAG CTATGAGCCTGTTTGGAAAATTATTGATGAGAGGTCGGATCATCTGCTTCACAGGCCTTTGCATGCAGCTGCATATTATCTTAATCCTCATCTGCATTACGAACCTACTTTCAGACATGATGACCCTCAGGTGAAAGAAGGGTTGCACATGTGTATGAAAAGATTGGTCAAGGATGTTGTAGAaaggaaaaacattaatttGCAACTTGTTGAGTTTCTTTTTGCTAGAGGGCTTTTCTCTTTGGAAGAGGCAAAGGACAATAGAAAAATCATCCAACCTGGAGAATGGTGGAAGATGTTTGGTGATGGAACTCCAGAGTTGAGGAGATTTGCTATTCGTGTTTTGAGCTTGACTTGTAGCTCTTCTGG tattGCTCTTCCACTTGATGAGATTGAGTCTGACGATGAATGGATAACTGAAGAGGGATATAATGATGAGGATGAGCAACCTCAAGGTGAAGGTGATGGTGGCAATGTTGAATTAGTGGGAGATGTTGGAGGAAGCTCAAATGATCTAGTTGTAGACGCTTTTGAtctagataatttaattttcgtgGAACCTAATGATGATGCACAATTTGAGGAAGACCTTGATGATGATGCAGATAGTGATGAAAGCGATTATATTCATGGAGATGATCCTATTAGAGGATTGAACATGCTTCTTTGA
- the LOC102664556 gene encoding uncharacterized protein, with protein MDLDLALRTERLTSTPEVSNEVKIKKWDRSNRMCIMIMKRSISEGENANKFIDEIEQYFAKNEKAETSNLLAKLISMKYKGKSNIREYIMEMSNLASKLKTLKLELGEDLLVHLVLISFVAHFGQFKVSYNTQKDK; from the coding sequence ATGGATTTGGATTTGGCACTGAGAACAGAACGGCTCACTTCTACTCCGGAAGTCTCCAATGaggtaaaaattaagaaatgggATCGTTCCAATCGAATGTGCATTATGATCATGAAGCGCTCTATTTCTGAGGGTGAAAatgcaaataaatttattgatgaaaTTGAACAGTACTTTGCCAAAAATGAGAAGGCGGAGACGAGTAACCTTTTGGCTAAACTCATCTCCATGAAGTATAAGGGAAAAAGTAATATAAGGGAGTACATAATGGAAATGTCTAACTTGGCATCTAAACTGAAAACACTTAAGTTAGAGCTTGGTGAAGACTTGCTCGTGCATTTAGTTTTGATCTCATTTGTTGCACACtttgggcaattcaaagtgagTTATAATACTCAGAAGGACAAATGA